In one window of Armatimonadota bacterium DNA:
- a CDS encoding MBL fold metallo-hydrolase — MTARIRHLRPERLILAVLILAVVVAWVSVYRAARHTLVVTFFDVGQGDSALIQAPSGRTLLIDGGGRGSDHSGRSDVGERVIVPGMMVRGVTRLDGIIVTHGDDDHVNGLDYVVDQVPVQMILDPLLPHSAPPYERLRAFADENGVPIVKARLGQRFNLGHGITAAVLHPGLVPIWDGAADLNDNSVIVRLVCGDVSFLFAGDVEAAGQRQLLARDLTLHSTVLKVPHHGADAETTVDFVRAVRPELAVLSVGADNPYGHPSPAVVERLRAAGAKVMRTDIAGAITVTTDGRTWEATAYRRY; from the coding sequence ATGACCGCGCGCATCCGCCATCTCCGCCCCGAACGACTGATCCTGGCTGTCCTCATCCTCGCGGTGGTCGTCGCGTGGGTCTCCGTGTACCGCGCTGCGCGGCACACGCTCGTCGTCACGTTTTTCGATGTCGGGCAGGGCGATTCGGCGCTGATCCAGGCGCCGAGCGGGCGGACGCTGCTGATTGACGGCGGCGGGCGCGGCAGCGACCACTCCGGCAGGTCTGATGTCGGCGAGCGCGTCATCGTGCCTGGCATGATGGTGCGCGGAGTGACGAGGCTCGACGGCATCATCGTGACGCACGGCGACGACGACCACGTCAACGGGCTCGACTACGTCGTGGACCAGGTGCCGGTGCAGATGATTCTCGACCCGCTGCTGCCGCATTCAGCTCCGCCTTACGAGCGGCTGCGCGCGTTCGCGGACGAGAACGGCGTGCCGATCGTCAAGGCGCGCCTCGGCCAGCGGTTCAATCTCGGCCACGGCATCACGGCCGCGGTGCTGCATCCGGGGCTCGTCCCAATCTGGGACGGCGCGGCCGATCTCAACGACAACTCGGTGATCGTGCGACTCGTCTGTGGCGACGTGAGCTTCCTGTTCGCGGGGGATGTCGAGGCCGCAGGCCAACGGCAGTTGCTCGCGCGCGACCTGACGCTGCACAGCACGGTGCTCAAGGTGCCGCATCACGGCGCGGACGCCGAGACCACCGTGGACTTCGTCCGTGCAGTGCGGCCGGAGCTGGCGGTCCTCTCCGTCGGCGCGGATAACCCCTACGGCCACCCCAGCCCCGCGGTTGTCGAGCGCCTGCGCGCGGCCGGCGCGAAGGTCATGCGTACCGACATCGCCGGCGCCATCACGGTGACCACCGACGGGCGGACGTGGGAAGCCACAGCCTACCGCCGGTACTAG